In Cryptomeria japonica chromosome 10, Sugi_1.0, whole genome shotgun sequence, a genomic segment contains:
- the LOC131029351 gene encoding LRR receptor-like serine/threonine-protein kinase RPK2, translating to MNVIGKTGAWRRREVCSALLLCCLGWVIFGTVRSLSGDGEALIEFKKSVTGDPFGVFSNWNENDENPCSWNGVSCDSISGRVVGLSIRGQSGCASVGFGKGNGSVFAPCLLFRAMATSAADLSQGCYVREFVPESYSVGNFSLSNGVCLQNGTAVVNSLDGYSGQDRIACKLTGILSHFIGNLTELRVLSLPYNAFSGDIPREIGKLIFLEILDLQGNNFTGPLSPELGKLRFLRVLNLGYNMLVHSVPDELFACRKLETLDLTGNSLNGSAPKFLGSLPKLKVLSLSFNQFSGPIPTELADSCMSLEYLHLSGNLLTDEIPAQLGNCSQLRSLLLFSNFLEGSIPADIGRLPMLQILDVSRNSFSGMIPEALANCQQLSVLILSNVLNYALRNYTDVDPSSEFSNSDKDEYNYFQGELPASIFRLPQLQILWAPRTTLNGPLPENWGECSNLQILNLGQNFLTGKVPAGLGQCKKLLFLDLSSSRLTGEIPPELPVSCMSYFNVSGNKLTGVLPTFLNKDCPKQSLFPIKQYQEVLSNVSQAQLDPLSVYSALFHCGACASSSLPYLISEGFPVFHDFSTNNLTGTIPLPLMGDQLLEEQPSYGLLLNNNQFAGNISKSFFSSCSRLTAFALNISVNQISGEISPQLFLDCKSLKQLEASVNKITGPIPPTLGNLVSLRYLDLNKNVLQGSMPSQFGQLKDLQYLRLADNNLTGAIPREIGKISSIIVIELSSNSLRGEIPADLTKLKQLRSLLLDRNNLSGRVPDGFADLTALTVFNVSFNKLSGPLPQIGNKVSCDSFAGNHFVPPCRTSSSQQRDSSSIPLTYAAPPSGNPGHNHDQFNSIEIAAITSGSVIVFVLLVLVILFQYTRWRIPRTPGYRSGRKEVITFANIGVQLTYESVVRATGNFNAANFIGNGGFGATYKAELVQGLLVAVKRLSIGRFQGTQQFDAEIRTLGRVRHPNLVTLIGYHASESEMFLVYNYLPGGNLEKFLNERSKRRADWSMLHKIALDIAKALTYLHDECVPRVLHRDIKPSNILLDNNFTAYLSDFGLARLLGTSETHATTDVAGTFGYVAPEYAMTCRVSDKADVYSYGVVLLELLSDKKALDPSFSSYGNGFNIVAWACMLLRQGQAKELFTAGLWDGAPHDDLVDTLHLAVMCTVDSLSVRPTMKQVLQRLKQSQPPPVC from the coding sequence ATGAATGTGATTGGGAAGACTGGAGCTTGGAGAAGGAGAGAAGTCTGTAGTGCTTTGCTTCTGTGTTGTCTGGGTTGGGTCATTTTTGGGACAGTGCGGTCGTTGTCTGGGGATGGCGAGGCACTGATTGAGTTCAAGAAGTCTGTCACAGGGGACCCATTTGGGGTTTTCTCGAATTGGAATGAGAATGATGAGAATCCTTGCTCGTGGAATGGGGTGAGTTGTGATTCTATTTCTGGACGTGTTGTCGGTCTTAGTATCAGGGGACAGTCTGGCTGTGCATCAGTGGGGTTTGGGAAGGGTAACGGTTCTGTGTTTGCACCCTGTTTGCTGTTTCGTGCAATGGCGACATCTGCAGCTGATCTGTCACAAGGTTGTTATGTTCGGGAGTTTGTTCCAGAATCATATTCTGTGGGAAATTTTTCATTGAGTAATGGCGTTTGCCTCCAGAATGGTACCGCGGTGGTCAATTCTTTGGATGGATACAGTGGTCAGGATCGCATTGCCTGCAAGCTTACTGGTATTCTCTCACATTTCATTGGGAACCTTACAGAATTGAGGGTTTTGTCTTTGCCTTACAATGCCTTTTCTGGAGATATTCCTAGAGAGATTGGGAAATTGATTTTTTTAGAAATACTTGACCTTCAAGGGAACAACTTCACTGGCCCACTGTCACCAGAGTTGGGAAAATTGAGATTCCTACGTGTTCTGAATCTTGGTTACAATATGCTTGTTCACAGCGTGCCAGACGAACTTTTTGCATGTCGCAAACTAGAAACTCTTGATTTGACTGGCAATTCATTAAATGGTTCTGCCCCTAAATTTCTTGGAAGCTTGCCTAAGCTTAAAGTGCTTTCATTGTCTTTCAATCAATTCTCTGGGCCAATTCCAACAGAGCTAGCAGACAGCTGTATGTCCCTGGAGTACCTCCATCTTTCGGGAAATTTGTTGACAGATGAGATACCTGCACAATTGGGGAATTGCAGTCAGTTGAGGTCTCTGTTATTGTTCTCAAACTTTCTAGAGGGAAGCATCCCGGCAGATATTGGTAGGCTTCCTATGCTACAAATTTTGGATGTTTCAAGAAACAGCTTCAGTGGAATGATTCCAGAGGCGCTAGCCAATTGTCAGCAGCTATCTGTGCTTATACTTTCAAATGTGCTAAACTATGCCCTGAGGAACTACACTGATGTGGACCCATCAAGTGAATTTTCTAATAGTGATAAAGATGAGTATAATTACTTTCAAGGGGAACTTCCAGCCAGCATTTTCAGGCTTCCACAGCTTCAGATTCTATGGGCTCCAAGAACAACATTAAATGGTCCCTTGCCTGAAAATTGGGGTGAATGTAGCAACTTGCAAATCCTCAATTTAGGTCAAAACTTCCTCACAGGTAAGGTTCCTGCAGGTTTGGGGCAATGCAAGAAATTACTTTTCCTTGATTTGAGCTCTAGTCGTCTTACAGGTGAGATTCCCCCAGAACTTCCTGTTTCCTGCATGAGTTATTTCAATGTCAGTGGAAACAAGTTAACAGGGGTTTTACCAACTTTCCTGAACAAGGATTGTCCTAAACAGTCTCTATTCCCAATCAAACAATACCAAGAAGTGCTATCAAATGTTTCACAGGCTCAATTGGATCCTCTATCTGTGTATTCAGCTCTTTTTCATTGTGGTGCATGTGCCAGCAGCTCCCTTCCTTATCTCATATCTGAAGGCTTCCCAGTGTTCCATGATTTCAGTACGAACAATTTAACAGGCACCATTCCTCTCCCTCTGATGGGTGACCAACTGCTGGAAGAACAGCCCTCTTATGGGCTTCTTTTGAACAACAACCAGTTTGCAGGGAACATTTCCAAATCATTTTTTTCTTCATGCTCAAGGTTAACTGCCTTCGCACTGAATATCAGTGTTAACCAAATTTCTGGTGAAATTTCTCCACAGTTGTTTTTAGATTGCAAATCTTTAAAACAATTAGAGGCATCAGTCAATAAGATTACTGGACCAATACCACCAACGCTTGGGAACTTGGTGTCTTTGAGATATCTTGACTTGAACAAGAATGTTTTGCAGGGAAGCATGCCCAGTCAGTTTGGACAGTTGAAGGATTTGCAATATCTTCGGCTGGCAGATAACAATCTCACGGGAGCAATCCCCAGAGAGATAGGTAAAATATCTTCGATAATTGTGATAGAACtttcatcaaattctttaagagGAGAAATTCCAGCGGATTTAACAAAGTTGAAACAGTTAAGGAGCCTTCTTCTTGACAGGAATAATCTTTCGGGGCGGGTTCCTGATGGTTTTGCAGACCTAACAGCTTTAACTGTATTCAATGTGTCATTCAACAAATTATCTGGCCCATTACCACAGATTGGGAACAAAGTGAGTTGTGATAGCTTTGCAGGAAACCATTTTGTACCACCATGTCGCACCTCGTCATCACAGCAGCGTGATTCATCTAGTATACCTCTTACATATGCAGCACCTCCATCAGGAAACCCAGGACACAATCATGACCAGTTCAATTCTATTGAGATTGCAGCCATCACTTCAGGTTCTGTTATAGTTTTTGTACTTCTAGTTCTTGTTATTCTGTTCCAGTATACAAGGTGGCGGATACCTCGTACCCCTGGTTATCGATCTGGCAGAAAGGAGGTTATCACATTCGCAAATATTGGTGTTCAACTAACCTATGAAAGTGTAGTTAGAGCTACAGGAAATTTTAATGCAGCAAACTTTATTGGCAATGGTGGTTTTGGGGCAACATATAAGGCGGAGCTTGTTCAAGGATTGTTAGTGGCAGTTAAAAGGCTTTCCATAGGCCGTTTCCAAGGCACACAGCAGTTTGATGCAGAGATTAGAACTCTTGGACGAGTGCGCCATCCAAACCTTGTTACATTAATAGGCTACCATGCCAGTGAGTCAGAAATGTTTCTTGTGTATAATTATTTGCCTGGAGGTAACTTAGAAAAATTTCTTAATGAGAGATCTAAAAGAAGGGCAGATTGGTCTATGCTTCACAAAATTGCTTTGGACATTGCTAAGGCTCTTACTTATCTACATGATGAATGTGTGCCACGTGTGTTGCATCGGGATATCAAAcccagcaatattcttcttgacaATAATTTTACTGCTTATCTTTCTGACTTTGGTCTTGCGAGGCTTCTAGGGACCTCAGAAACTCATGCAACAACTGATGTAGCAGGCACATTTGGGTATGTTGCTCCAGAATATGCGATGACTTGTCGTGTCTCAGATAAAGCTGATGTGTATAGCTATGGGGTTGTGCTTCTGGAGTTGCTTTCTGATAAGAAAGCTCTCGATCCATCATTTTCTAGCTATGGTAATGGATTCAATATTGTTGCTTGGGCATGTATGCTGCTTCGACAAGGACAAGCCAAAGAGCTTTTTACTGCAGGTTTATGGGATGGAGCACCTCACGATGATTTAGTAGATACACTGCATCTTGCTGTAATGTGTACCGTGGATTCACTTTCAGTTAGGCCTACAATGAAGCAAGTTTTGCAGCGATTGAAACAATCACAACCGCCTCCTGTTTGCTAA